The Microbacterium limosum genome contains a region encoding:
- a CDS encoding YbaK/EbsC family protein: protein MPDPDTDTTTDAATARVRDAASALGLAVSVVPRPAAHSLEEAAAGLGIEPARIVKTLVVKRSDDTFLFALVPGDRQIAWPKLRGVVGVNKLRLPEPEVALAATGYERGTIVPLGSTTAWPVFADERISGRIAMGAGAHGFSLFVDSAELLSALGATIADISN from the coding sequence ATGCCTGATCCGGACACCGACACGACGACGGATGCCGCGACCGCACGAGTGCGGGACGCGGCATCCGCATTGGGGCTTGCGGTCAGCGTCGTACCGCGACCGGCCGCCCACTCCCTCGAGGAGGCCGCGGCCGGACTCGGGATAGAACCCGCGCGCATCGTCAAGACGCTCGTCGTGAAACGCAGCGACGACACGTTCCTCTTCGCACTGGTGCCCGGTGATCGCCAGATCGCGTGGCCCAAGCTGCGGGGCGTCGTGGGCGTCAACAAGCTGAGGCTGCCGGAACCCGAGGTCGCCCTCGCGGCGACCGGCTACGAGCGGGGCACGATCGTGCCGCTTGGCAGCACGACCGCGTGGCCCGTCTTCGCCGACGAGCGCATCTCCGGCCGCATCGCGATGGGCGCGGGCGCGCACGGGTTCAGCCTCTTCGTCGACTCCGCCGAGCTGCTGAGCGCCCTCGGCGCGACGATCGCCGACATCTCGAACTGA
- a CDS encoding class E sortase, producing MDSDDTGRRSEHPEGAPITRGERSRRRAGAAPRRRASVTGVIGEVLLTAGVLVFLFIAWQMWIGDLIGAARNTAEAQSLAQEWEQQAQSQTPSAQPTPDATAAEAPVAPVEPVIAPEPADGQEFGIMYIPRFGPDYQVRIGGGVSRSRTLDTIGIGHYPDTQMPGEVGNFAVAAHRTGYGGAPFYRIAELHAGDPIIVETQDGWYTYRFRNLEYVRPSAVEVLNAVPQDTVEGTGERYLTMTSCSPKYTIMERIIGYSVFESFTPRSAGAPAELAGRGA from the coding sequence GTGGACTCTGACGACACGGGGAGGCGCTCGGAGCACCCCGAAGGCGCGCCGATCACGCGCGGTGAGCGATCGCGCCGCCGTGCGGGTGCCGCCCCGCGGCGGCGCGCGAGCGTCACCGGGGTGATCGGCGAGGTCCTGTTGACGGCCGGCGTTCTCGTGTTCCTCTTCATCGCCTGGCAGATGTGGATCGGCGATCTCATCGGCGCGGCGCGCAACACCGCCGAGGCGCAATCGCTCGCGCAGGAGTGGGAGCAGCAGGCGCAGTCGCAGACCCCGTCCGCGCAGCCCACGCCGGATGCCACGGCCGCCGAGGCCCCGGTCGCTCCCGTCGAGCCGGTCATCGCGCCAGAACCCGCCGATGGGCAGGAGTTCGGGATCATGTACATCCCCCGCTTCGGCCCCGACTACCAGGTGCGCATCGGCGGCGGCGTCTCTCGCTCCCGCACCCTCGACACCATCGGCATCGGCCATTACCCCGACACCCAGATGCCCGGCGAGGTCGGCAACTTCGCGGTCGCGGCCCACCGCACGGGCTACGGCGGCGCCCCCTTCTACCGGATCGCGGAGCTGCACGCGGGCGACCCCATCATCGTCGAGACCCAGGACGGCTGGTACACTTACCGCTTCCGCAACCTGGAGTATGTGCGCCCGAGCGCCGTCGAGGTGCTGAACGCCGTGCCCCAGGACACGGTCGAGGGCACGGGCGAGCGTTACCTCACGATGACCAGCTGCTCCCCCAAGTACACGATCATGGAGCGCATCATCGGCTACAGCGTCTTCGAGTCCTTCACGCCCCGTTCCGCGGGCGCGCCCGCCGAGCTCGCGGGACGGGGGGCCTGA
- a CDS encoding rhomboid family intramembrane serine protease, with protein sequence MSAGQPRNAEDFCYRHPDRRSYVLCQRCLRTICPECQTQAAVGVICPECLAQQRQQTPPRVKRAARRLDSRPLVSYWIVGITAALFVVALFVPLTGFLAFNSLYLMPELGAFQPWRLFTALLAHGSFWHLALNMLAVWLIGRSLEPLLGHMRFLALYLIAGLGGSVAVALLAPGTFVIGASGAVFGLLGALLIIGRHIGANITGILVILGINLVLSFLPGSSISWQAHVGGLAVGALLGLIYARTRAASQATMQNLLVGAVAAGLVVLCAVPALT encoded by the coding sequence GTGTCCGCCGGCCAGCCGCGCAACGCAGAGGACTTCTGCTACCGGCATCCTGATCGGCGCAGCTATGTGCTGTGTCAGCGCTGCCTGCGCACGATCTGTCCGGAGTGCCAGACCCAGGCGGCGGTCGGCGTCATCTGCCCCGAGTGCTTGGCGCAGCAGCGCCAGCAGACGCCGCCGCGCGTCAAGCGGGCGGCACGCAGGCTCGATTCGCGCCCGCTGGTCAGCTACTGGATCGTCGGGATCACCGCGGCCCTCTTCGTCGTCGCCCTCTTCGTTCCGCTGACCGGGTTCCTCGCCTTCAACAGCCTGTATCTCATGCCCGAGCTGGGCGCCTTCCAGCCGTGGCGGCTCTTCACGGCCCTGCTGGCGCACGGCAGCTTCTGGCACCTGGCGCTGAATATGCTCGCCGTCTGGCTCATCGGGCGCAGTCTCGAGCCCCTCCTCGGGCACATGAGATTCCTGGCGCTCTATCTCATCGCCGGGCTCGGCGGCTCCGTCGCCGTGGCGCTGCTCGCTCCGGGCACGTTCGTCATCGGAGCATCCGGCGCGGTCTTCGGGCTTCTCGGCGCGCTGCTCATCATCGGACGCCACATCGGGGCGAACATCACCGGCATCCTCGTGATCCTCGGCATCAACCTGGTGCTGAGCTTCCTGCCCGGATCATCGATCTCGTGGCAGGCGCACGTGGGCGGCCTGGCGGTGGGCGCGCTTCTCGGTCTGATCTACGCGCGCACCCGCGCCGCGAGCCAGGCGACGATGCAGAACCTGCTGGTGGGCGCTGTCGCCGCGGGTCTCGTCGTGCTCTGCGCAGTGCCGGCGCTCACCTGA
- a CDS encoding peptidylprolyl isomerase has product MPHHSAVATLHTNHGDIVVNLYGDHAPRTVKNFIGLADGTGEWTDPATGKPGEGPLYKDVIFHRIIPGFMIQGGDPLGQGTGGPGYNFDDEIHPELTFGSPYVLAMANAGLRRNAITGKAEGTNGSQFFITTDPTPWLQGKHTIFGEVADDASRSVVDAIAQVPTASGDRPIEPVVIQSIDVVSL; this is encoded by the coding sequence ATGCCGCACCACTCCGCTGTCGCAACCCTGCACACCAATCACGGCGACATCGTCGTCAATCTCTACGGCGACCACGCCCCCCGCACGGTCAAGAACTTCATCGGGCTGGCCGACGGCACGGGTGAGTGGACCGATCCCGCGACGGGCAAGCCCGGCGAGGGTCCCCTCTACAAGGACGTCATCTTCCACCGCATCATCCCCGGCTTCATGATCCAGGGCGGCGACCCGCTCGGTCAGGGCACCGGCGGACCCGGATACAACTTCGACGACGAGATCCACCCCGAGCTCACCTTCGGCTCGCCGTACGTCCTCGCCATGGCCAACGCGGGACTGCGACGCAACGCGATCACCGGCAAGGCCGAGGGCACGAACGGATCGCAGTTCTTCATCACGACCGATCCGACGCCGTGGCTGCAGGGCAAGCACACGATCTTCGGCGAGGTCGCGGACGACGCGTCCCGTTCGGTCGTCGATGCGATCGCACAGGTGCCGACGGCCTCCGGGGACCGCCCCATCGAGCCCGTGGTCATCCAGTCGATCGACGTCGTCTCGCTCTGA
- a CDS encoding cell division protein CrgA → MARSDEVDPEAPRRDADAPNPVWFKPLMVGFMLLGLVWVLVFYISGGNLPIPGIAAWNLAIGFGIALIGFLMTTRWR, encoded by the coding sequence ATGGCACGTTCCGACGAGGTCGATCCCGAGGCGCCCCGACGCGACGCCGACGCCCCCAACCCCGTGTGGTTCAAGCCGCTCATGGTCGGCTTCATGCTGCTCGGACTGGTGTGGGTGCTCGTCTTCTACATCAGCGGCGGCAACCTGCCGATCCCCGGGATCGCCGCGTGGAACCTCGCGATCGGCTTCGGGATCGCGCTCATCGGGTTCCTGATGACCACCCGCTGGCGCTGA
- a CDS encoding serine/threonine-protein kinase, with product MRPTQGVSFGGRYELISRIAIGGMGEVWEATDHVIGRTVAIKILKDEYMGDPGFLERFRAEARHAALVNHEGIASVFDYGEENGSAFLVMELVPGEALSTILEREGALSSDKTLDITAQTSAALQAAHAAGLVHRDIKPGNLLITPDGRVKITDFGIARIADQVPLTATGQVMGTVQYLSPEQASGHPASPATDIYSLGIVAYECLAGKRPFTGESQVAIAMAQINEQPPPLPPTVAEPVRNLVMAMIAKKPEDRPASAAAVARAASALRRGDLTAAIAAVPAIAGAGFAGDDATQLLTPSAGDDATRVLTPTAAAAAGLGAGAGGALPPETGKRKRSPWTWPLVALIALLLLVLGFSLWALLSDRGGGGGPSGSPTSSAPSPSQSTPDETPTPTTVDVDALGLEGMECEQARQIASDAGLNASCVNGNAASNDGEVGIVYEVDPSGPRVPEGTTLTLTRYAALTPMPDPSAPTIDGGASSVEAGSSVPVNWTGYSCPSGSGSVVSYTVTAVNGLFSNGQSTYSAGPSERPIDVTVADAEGQSLIVSYTVTCAGGSGGERISPTSPEAQATIAEASGASNGNGNGNGSSSGNGQNDE from the coding sequence ATGAGACCGACACAGGGTGTGTCCTTCGGGGGACGCTACGAGCTGATCTCGCGCATCGCCATCGGCGGCATGGGCGAGGTCTGGGAAGCCACCGACCACGTCATCGGACGCACGGTCGCCATCAAGATCCTCAAAGACGAGTACATGGGCGACCCCGGGTTCCTCGAGCGCTTCCGCGCCGAGGCCCGTCACGCCGCGCTCGTCAACCACGAGGGCATCGCGAGCGTCTTCGACTACGGCGAGGAGAACGGCAGCGCCTTCCTCGTCATGGAGCTGGTTCCGGGCGAGGCGCTCTCGACGATCCTCGAGCGCGAGGGGGCCCTGTCGAGCGACAAGACGCTCGACATCACCGCCCAGACGTCCGCCGCTCTGCAGGCCGCGCACGCCGCGGGGCTCGTGCACCGCGACATCAAGCCGGGCAATCTGCTGATCACCCCCGACGGACGGGTGAAGATCACCGACTTCGGCATCGCCCGCATCGCCGACCAGGTGCCCCTGACGGCCACCGGCCAGGTGATGGGAACGGTGCAGTACCTGTCGCCCGAGCAGGCGTCGGGCCACCCGGCATCCCCGGCGACCGACATCTACTCGCTCGGCATCGTGGCCTACGAGTGCCTGGCCGGTAAGCGCCCCTTCACGGGCGAGTCGCAGGTCGCGATCGCCATGGCGCAGATCAACGAGCAGCCTCCGCCGCTGCCCCCCACGGTCGCCGAGCCCGTGCGCAACCTCGTGATGGCGATGATCGCCAAGAAGCCCGAGGACCGCCCCGCGTCCGCCGCCGCCGTGGCTCGCGCCGCTTCCGCGCTGCGTCGGGGCGACCTCACCGCGGCGATCGCGGCGGTGCCCGCCATCGCGGGGGCGGGGTTCGCGGGCGACGACGCCACCCAGCTGCTCACCCCCTCCGCGGGCGACGACGCCACGCGCGTGCTCACGCCGACGGCGGCCGCGGCGGCCGGCCTCGGTGCGGGCGCCGGCGGCGCGCTTCCCCCCGAGACCGGGAAGCGCAAGCGCAGCCCCTGGACGTGGCCGCTCGTGGCGCTCATCGCGCTGCTTCTTCTCGTGCTGGGCTTCTCGCTGTGGGCGCTGCTCTCCGACCGCGGAGGCGGAGGCGGCCCGAGCGGCTCGCCCACGAGTTCGGCGCCGAGCCCGTCGCAGTCGACTCCCGACGAGACGCCGACGCCCACGACCGTGGACGTCGACGCGCTGGGGCTCGAGGGCATGGAGTGCGAGCAGGCGCGCCAGATCGCCTCCGACGCGGGCCTGAACGCCTCGTGCGTCAACGGGAACGCGGCATCCAACGACGGCGAGGTGGGCATCGTCTACGAGGTCGACCCGTCGGGGCCGCGCGTCCCCGAGGGCACGACGCTCACGCTCACCCGCTACGCCGCGCTCACGCCGATGCCCGACCCGAGCGCGCCGACGATCGACGGCGGCGCCTCCTCCGTCGAGGCGGGATCGTCGGTGCCCGTCAACTGGACCGGCTACAGCTGCCCGTCCGGAAGCGGATCGGTCGTCTCGTACACCGTCACGGCGGTCAACGGTCTCTTCTCCAACGGACAGTCCACGTATTCCGCAGGACCGTCGGAGCGGCCGATCGACGTGACCGTCGCCGATGCGGAGGGGCAGTCGCTCATCGTCTCCTACACGGTCACGTGTGCCGGGGGCAGCGGCGGGGAGCGCATCTCGCCGACCTCGCCCGAGGCGCAGGCGACCATCGCGGAAGCGTCCGGCGCCAGCAACGGGAACGGAAACGGCAACGGAAGCAGCTCAGGGAACGGCCAGAACGACGAGTAG
- a CDS encoding peptidoglycan D,D-transpeptidase FtsI family protein, translating into MNKELRRLSIVILAMFLALFGATSWIQVVQAEALSENPRNTRALYDSYQVQRGAILAEGAAIAYSVPSNDIYSFQRVYTDAEMWAPVTGYINPMLGSATGLEAAMNQELSGSSGSAFFQRVEQIFTGQTPRGSNVSISLDPQVQRAAYDALGDLQGAVLAIEPDTGRVLAMVSSPSFDTNLLAVHDDAAVTETYAALETDPLDPLGNRAIAGALNPPGSTFKLVLASAALASGEYTPESTFDNPARWQLPGSSDSISNSGGGTCGPGETVTLATALALSCNIPMAQLAVQLGDNAIREEAEKYGFNSSFELPLVSTASTYPRALDDAQTALSGFGQGDVRATPLQMAMVSAGVANEGVVMNPRMVDRVIGPDLSTQQVFEDSEFQRALSEEDAATMTQMMVANVRDGIASGARIEGVEVAGKTGTAENGPDDPYTLWFTGFAPAEDPQVAVAVVIEDGGGLGQSGLSNRIAAPIGKAVMEAVLNG; encoded by the coding sequence ATGAACAAGGAGCTGAGGCGCCTCTCCATCGTCATCCTCGCGATGTTCCTCGCGCTGTTCGGCGCGACCAGCTGGATCCAGGTCGTTCAGGCCGAGGCCCTGTCGGAGAACCCCCGCAACACCCGTGCGCTCTACGACAGCTACCAGGTGCAGCGCGGCGCGATCCTCGCCGAGGGTGCGGCGATCGCCTACTCGGTGCCGTCGAACGACATCTACTCGTTCCAGCGCGTCTACACCGATGCCGAGATGTGGGCCCCCGTCACGGGCTACATCAACCCGATGCTCGGATCGGCTACGGGGCTCGAGGCGGCCATGAATCAGGAGCTCTCGGGGTCCAGCGGCTCCGCGTTCTTCCAGCGTGTCGAGCAGATCTTCACCGGTCAGACCCCCCGGGGGTCCAACGTGTCGATCAGCCTCGATCCCCAGGTGCAGCGCGCGGCATACGACGCTCTCGGCGACCTTCAGGGCGCCGTCCTCGCGATCGAGCCCGACACCGGCCGCGTGCTGGCAATGGTGAGCTCGCCGAGCTTCGACACGAACCTCCTCGCGGTGCACGACGACGCGGCGGTGACCGAGACGTACGCCGCCCTGGAGACCGACCCCCTCGACCCGCTCGGGAACCGCGCGATCGCGGGCGCCCTGAACCCGCCCGGATCGACCTTCAAGCTCGTCCTCGCCTCGGCTGCGCTCGCCTCGGGCGAGTACACGCCGGAGTCGACCTTCGACAACCCCGCCCGGTGGCAGCTGCCCGGGTCCTCCGACTCGATCAGCAACTCCGGCGGTGGCACCTGCGGTCCCGGCGAGACGGTGACCCTCGCCACCGCGCTGGCCCTGTCGTGCAACATCCCGATGGCGCAGCTCGCGGTGCAGCTCGGCGACAACGCCATCCGCGAGGAGGCCGAGAAGTACGGCTTCAACAGCTCATTCGAGCTTCCCCTGGTCTCCACCGCCTCGACGTACCCGCGTGCCCTCGACGACGCGCAGACCGCTCTCAGCGGCTTCGGACAGGGCGACGTCCGCGCGACGCCCCTGCAGATGGCGATGGTCTCGGCGGGCGTCGCGAACGAGGGCGTCGTGATGAACCCGCGGATGGTCGACCGCGTGATCGGTCCGGATCTGTCCACGCAGCAGGTCTTCGAGGACAGCGAGTTCCAGCGTGCCCTGAGCGAGGAGGATGCCGCGACGATGACGCAGATGATGGTGGCCAATGTCCGGGACGGCATCGCGTCGGGTGCAAGAATAGAGGGCGTCGAGGTGGCCGGGAAGACCGGGACGGCGGAGAACGGACCGGATGACCCGTACACGCTCTGGTTCACAGGCTTCGCACCCGCCGAAGACCCGCAGGTCGCGGTCGCCGTTGTGATCGAGGACGGCGGAGGATTGGGTCAGTCGGGGCTTTCCAACAGGATCGCCGCCCCGATCGGCAAGGCGGTCATGGAGGCGGTGCTGAACGGATGA
- the pknB gene encoding Stk1 family PASTA domain-containing Ser/Thr kinase, producing the protein MTTEPRVLSGRYRVDDLIGRGGMASVYRGFDLTLGRTVAIKILKRELADDTGFRTRFRLEAQAASRMANPTIVRVYDAGEDDETDASGAVHTVPYIVMELVQGRLLKDIVAEGPVPEADAVRYVDGILEALEYSHRAGVVHRDIKPGNVMVTPSGQVKVMDFGIARAVSDSSSTVAETTTILGTAAYFSPEQAKGETVDARTDLYSAGVVLFELLTGRAPFRGDSPVAVAYQHVSEAPVAPSEIAPEVSRALDAIVLRALAKDPYQRFQTAAQFREALAETQAGAAPSKRQVTALSSELYGANPRQAAETARSLRQLSTDTTMARTQSGPPAAWIWTGLAVLAVVIISLFFWIVTIQPGSDVPSTSRIVPDVVGSTFESAERALAEEDLGVVRRSEASDIVPDGSVIRTTPGAGTSVNVGQDITVYVSTGAETVSVPPVEGLSTDDARAALESAGLQIGQISARSVPGLAEGQVISSSPVAGDEVIVGSVVNLVTATGRVALKNYVGFTLESATAEIEGPDVALTVEQIEDPNCPATEPPTVSQQSLPPGEAPVGSTISLTYCTGPASG; encoded by the coding sequence GTGACGACCGAGCCACGTGTGCTGTCCGGCCGCTATCGGGTCGACGACCTCATCGGCCGTGGCGGCATGGCCAGCGTCTACCGGGGCTTCGACCTCACCCTCGGCCGAACCGTGGCGATCAAGATCCTCAAGCGCGAGCTCGCCGACGACACGGGATTCCGCACCCGCTTCCGCCTCGAGGCCCAGGCGGCCTCGCGCATGGCGAACCCGACGATCGTGCGCGTCTACGACGCGGGGGAAGACGACGAGACGGATGCCTCGGGCGCCGTCCACACCGTGCCGTACATCGTGATGGAGCTCGTCCAGGGGCGCCTGCTGAAGGACATCGTCGCGGAGGGCCCGGTTCCGGAAGCCGACGCGGTGCGCTACGTCGACGGCATCCTCGAGGCGCTCGAGTACTCCCACCGGGCGGGCGTCGTCCACCGGGACATCAAGCCCGGGAACGTCATGGTGACCCCCTCCGGGCAGGTGAAGGTGATGGACTTCGGCATCGCGCGCGCCGTCTCCGACTCCTCGTCGACGGTCGCCGAGACGACGACGATCCTCGGCACCGCGGCCTACTTCTCGCCCGAGCAGGCCAAGGGCGAGACGGTCGACGCGCGCACCGACCTGTACTCGGCGGGCGTCGTCCTCTTCGAGCTGCTCACCGGCCGAGCGCCGTTCCGGGGTGACTCGCCGGTCGCCGTGGCCTACCAGCACGTGAGCGAAGCGCCGGTGGCTCCGTCAGAGATCGCACCGGAGGTCTCGCGCGCCCTCGACGCGATCGTGCTCCGGGCTCTCGCGAAGGACCCCTACCAGCGCTTCCAGACAGCCGCCCAGTTCCGCGAGGCCCTCGCCGAGACCCAGGCCGGCGCCGCGCCCAGCAAGCGCCAGGTGACGGCCCTCTCCAGCGAGCTCTACGGCGCGAACCCGCGGCAGGCGGCCGAGACGGCTCGTTCGCTCCGTCAGCTGAGCACCGACACGACGATGGCGCGCACGCAGAGCGGTCCTCCCGCCGCGTGGATCTGGACGGGGCTCGCCGTGCTCGCGGTGGTCATCATCTCCCTCTTCTTCTGGATCGTCACCATCCAGCCGGGATCGGACGTCCCGTCCACGTCGCGCATCGTGCCCGACGTCGTCGGCTCCACCTTCGAGTCGGCCGAACGCGCCCTCGCGGAGGAGGACCTCGGTGTTGTGCGCCGCAGCGAGGCGAGTGATATCGTGCCCGACGGCTCGGTCATCCGCACCACACCGGGCGCCGGCACGAGTGTGAACGTCGGGCAGGACATCACCGTCTACGTCTCGACGGGGGCCGAGACCGTCTCGGTGCCCCCCGTGGAAGGCCTCTCGACCGACGACGCGCGCGCGGCCCTCGAATCGGCCGGCCTGCAGATCGGGCAGATCTCCGCGCGCAGCGTGCCCGGCCTGGCGGAGGGCCAGGTCATCTCATCCTCCCCGGTCGCGGGCGACGAGGTGATCGTCGGCTCGGTGGTCAACCTCGTCACCGCGACGGGCCGCGTGGCGCTGAAGAACTACGTCGGCTTCACGCTCGAATCGGCGACGGCCGAGATCGAGGGGCCCGACGTCGCCCTCACCGTCGAACAGATCGAAGACCCGAACTGCCCGGCGACCGAGCCGCCGACGGTCTCGCAGCAGTCCCTCCCCCCGGGAGAGGCGCCGGTGGGGTCGACGATCTCGCTGACGTACTGCACCGGCCCCGCCTCAGGCTGA
- a CDS encoding anthranilate synthase component II, whose translation MADPGGGDGRVSFRVLVVDNDDSFVHTLCDYLEQLGAQVHVRRSREIAADAAASALAVADADAVLVSPGPGRPSDAGASISVIHAAAESGVPVLGVCLGHQALAEAFGGRVSVAPELMHGKISRVTHAGEDLFAGLPEPVTVGRYHSLAVEPDSVPPVLQVTATTESGTIMALAHRTLPLWGVQFHPESVLTEGGHRLLANWLAVAGMPGAVAASLGLHPLVVAS comes from the coding sequence ATGGCTGACCCCGGAGGAGGTGACGGTCGAGTGAGCTTCCGCGTGCTCGTGGTCGACAACGACGACAGCTTCGTACACACCCTCTGCGACTACCTCGAGCAGCTGGGTGCGCAGGTGCACGTGCGGCGCAGCCGTGAGATCGCGGCGGATGCCGCGGCATCCGCCCTCGCCGTCGCCGACGCCGACGCCGTGCTCGTCTCCCCGGGCCCCGGACGCCCCTCAGACGCGGGGGCCTCGATCTCGGTGATTCACGCGGCGGCCGAGTCCGGCGTGCCCGTGCTGGGTGTCTGCCTCGGCCATCAGGCGCTCGCGGAGGCGTTCGGGGGACGCGTCTCCGTCGCCCCCGAGCTCATGCACGGCAAGATCTCACGCGTGACGCACGCGGGCGAGGATCTGTTCGCCGGGCTCCCCGAGCCGGTGACGGTCGGCCGGTATCACTCGCTCGCCGTCGAACCCGACTCGGTCCCCCCGGTGCTCCAGGTCACGGCAACGACGGAGAGCGGGACCATCATGGCCCTCGCGCATCGCACGCTCCCGCTGTGGGGAGTGCAGTTCCATCCGGAGAGCGTGCTCACCGAGGGTGGACATCGCCTGCTGGCGAACTGGCTCGCGGTGGCCGGGATGCCGGGTGCCGTCGCGGCCTCCCTCGGGTTGCACCCGCTGGTGGTCGCCTCCTGA
- a CDS encoding DNA helicase, whose product MSLSRKRKKELRKLQDSATKLWESQQVLVGEAAGMAREAGRQLGNYSREQIVPTVQHTYTDRVLPVVDRGVRAGRHALDHKVVPAVGTVVGSALSVWDAANDTRARIASGKGFEFPDTRKVGKNADKYRKQATKAIAKRLAALEPAPKKSGPGVGGVIAIVFGVLAAAGVLYAAWQTLRADDELWVADDPLAAPDA is encoded by the coding sequence GTGAGCCTGAGCCGTAAGCGCAAGAAGGAACTCCGCAAGCTGCAGGATTCCGCCACCAAACTGTGGGAGTCACAGCAGGTGCTGGTCGGAGAGGCCGCCGGGATGGCCCGCGAGGCCGGCCGCCAGCTCGGCAACTACTCGCGTGAGCAGATCGTTCCGACCGTGCAGCACACCTACACCGACCGAGTCCTCCCCGTCGTCGACAGGGGAGTGCGCGCCGGTCGTCACGCGCTCGACCACAAGGTCGTTCCCGCCGTCGGCACCGTCGTGGGCTCGGCCCTCTCGGTGTGGGACGCCGCCAACGACACGCGCGCCCGGATCGCCTCCGGCAAGGGCTTCGAGTTCCCCGACACGAGGAAGGTCGGCAAGAACGCCGACAAGTACCGCAAGCAGGCGACGAAGGCAATCGCGAAGCGCCTCGCCGCGCTCGAGCCGGCCCCCAAGAAGTCGGGACCCGGCGTCGGCGGTGTCATCGCCATCGTCTTCGGCGTGCTCGCCGCGGCCGGAGTCCTGTACGCCGCGTGGCAGACGCTGCGCGCCGACGACGAGCTCTGGGTTGCCGACGACCCGCTCGCCGCTCCGGATGCCTGA
- a CDS encoding FtsW/RodA/SpoVE family cell cycle protein yields the protein MTASTNDTAPVAADTTVIRALKKLRMPQTHRNRELGLLVLAFAVSGGAIALVQLGALGAVDWSILIYAGVLAALVLVLHVVLRLRAPNADPLVVPIATTLTGLGIAMIYRIDLATDVEGWNAYSTRQMAWTAIAIAGAVAVVFFLHNYRVLFRYTYIAGFVGLALLLLPVIPGLAAEGAGAAVWVSIGGFFTFQPAELAKISLAIFFAGYLVRTRESLASTGHRFLGLTWPRAREFGPLLVLWLISLGIIVLQRDIGTSVLIFGMFIAMLYTATSRTSWVLIGLGLAIAGVLLASQVMSYVGSRFSAWLNAFDPAMIDAPRGSYQLVQGIFGLAQGGLLGTGLGEGRPYLTPLSQSDYILPSLGEELGLIGVFAILCLYMIFVSRGIRIGMAGQDDFGKLLATGLSFTIALQVFIMVGGVTRVIPLTGLTTPFLAAGGSSLIANWIIVALLLRLSDAVRSKPRVVIG from the coding sequence ATGACCGCGTCGACGAACGACACCGCGCCCGTAGCGGCGGACACCACCGTCATCCGCGCCCTCAAGAAGCTGCGGATGCCGCAGACCCACCGCAATCGCGAGCTCGGTCTGCTCGTGCTCGCCTTCGCCGTCTCCGGCGGCGCCATCGCGCTCGTGCAGCTGGGTGCGCTCGGCGCGGTGGACTGGTCGATCCTCATCTACGCGGGCGTGCTCGCGGCGCTGGTGCTGGTGCTGCACGTCGTGCTGCGTCTTCGCGCGCCGAACGCCGACCCGCTCGTCGTCCCGATCGCCACGACCCTGACGGGTCTGGGCATCGCGATGATCTACCGCATCGACCTCGCCACCGACGTGGAGGGGTGGAACGCCTACTCCACCCGGCAGATGGCGTGGACGGCGATCGCTATCGCCGGTGCCGTGGCCGTCGTGTTCTTCCTGCACAACTACCGCGTGCTCTTCCGCTATACCTACATCGCCGGGTTCGTGGGCCTCGCGCTGCTGCTGCTCCCCGTCATCCCGGGCCTCGCCGCGGAGGGCGCGGGCGCCGCGGTCTGGGTGTCGATCGGCGGATTCTTCACGTTCCAGCCCGCCGAGCTGGCGAAGATCTCGCTCGCGATCTTCTTCGCCGGCTACCTCGTACGCACCCGCGAGAGCCTCGCCTCCACCGGTCACCGGTTCCTCGGACTCACGTGGCCGCGGGCGCGGGAGTTCGGTCCCCTCCTCGTCCTCTGGCTCATCTCGCTCGGCATCATCGTGCTCCAGCGCGACATCGGCACGAGCGTGCTCATCTTCGGCATGTTCATCGCGATGCTCTACACGGCCACGAGCCGCACGAGCTGGGTGCTCATCGGCCTCGGCCTCGCCATCGCCGGGGTGCTCCTGGCCTCGCAGGTGATGTCGTACGTGGGGTCGCGGTTCTCGGCCTGGCTGAATGCCTTCGACCCCGCCATGATCGACGCGCCGCGCGGCAGCTACCAGCTCGTGCAGGGCATCTTCGGGCTCGCGCAGGGCGGGCTGCTCGGCACCGGCCTCGGCGAGGGACGGCCGTACCTCACCCCGCTGTCGCAGAGCGACTACATCCTTCCGAGCCTCGGCGAGGAGCTCGGCCTCATCGGGGTGTTCGCGATCCTCTGCCTCTACATGATCTTCGTCAGCCGCGGAATCCGGATCGGCATGGCGGGCCAGGACGACTTCGGCAAGCTGCTCGCGACGGGCCTGTCGTTCACGATCGCCCTGCAGGTGTTCATCATGGTGGGCGGCGTCACCCGCGTCATCCCGCTCACGGGGCTCACCACGCCGTTCCTGGCCGCCGGAGGGTCGTCGCTGATCGCGAACTGGATCATCGTCGCCCTGCTGCTGCGCCTGTCGGATGCCGTGCGTTCCAAGCCCCGGGTGGTGATCGGATGA